A stretch of DNA from Ailuropoda melanoleuca isolate Jingjing chromosome X, ASM200744v2, whole genome shotgun sequence:
CAGCAAAGGCAAGTATACTCGTGACCGAGGGAAGCAGCTGAGCTCTGCAGCCCCATCACACGGTGGTTTCAGGATACGTGTCAACAGACATTCGCTTCTGGCACCCACGTAGGAGCGGGTGCCACCATTTCTTCCCTCGTGGGTGCTGGGTGTGAATATGGCCggagtccccccccaccccctccctggtgAATTTCCAAACATGGCAGCAACTGTTCTTGGTGCTTGAGACCTTGGCCACCCTCCTCCGTAGAGTTCTGACCTACCTATATATAGGGATTGGGGGGAAGAAAGTCAGGAACTGACACTAGGAAGGTATGAAGGCTGCTGCGCTacccccactccccatccccaccatttttttttcttcctcctctgtatGTGGGAATGACAAAGAGAGGGAAGGTGAGAGGCGTCGGCTCATTCTTTCCAGCCTGATGGAGCCTTAGGTGGGTGTGGTTCTGAGTCAACCCATGGTGACGTTTCAGGGGAACCCTTGCTTTCTCCAGCTAGCTGTTTGTCTTTGCCTTTCACCATTCTCCTTATATTTTCTAGAGATTTCTGTTCTTCTCAGAGCCCATTTCCCATAGCTGATCTTTGCCCCTTTGGCTTCAGAGGCTCTTTTAAAACCCTTTCCAGAGGCATGGAGCTATACTCGCAGTTCAGAACCTATTCAGTGGGTGTGAAGTGTAGGAAGACGAggagcttcttttcttttttatttaagattttatttatttcattatttgagagagagagcgggggaggagcagagggagggggacaagcagactcctcaccaagcgtggagcccaatgcggggctcgatctcacaacccccaagatcatgacctgagcaaaaatcaagagtcggaggcttaacagactgagccacccaggcgccccaagactagGAGCTTCTTAAGCTTCCAGGATGGAACTTTACTGTTCTTCGTTCGCTTAGTACCCGATACAGGGCATGATATATAGGCCCGTCATATCAGCACCCTTCAAGTACTGGCTACTTCTTGGTAACTAGCAGAGAGCTACCATTGGCCAGAGTTCCCTGGCTAACCTGGGGTAtcagcagggagaggagaggtggcTTGGAACCCTGGTCTCCTACTGTTTCACTACCTGTCCCCTCTCATTGATTTTTCCTCTCCTCGCTAGCTCTGAGTGGGTGTGCCTGAGTAGGACAGAGGTCCAGGTGCGGAGTAGGGGGGACGACATGACGAGCCACTGTAAGGGGCCAAAGGGAGCCCCGGGGAGGGCATGAGAGACAGAGCCAGAAAGCAGTTCATCCCCACAGACGACCACTTGCTCACTCGTTTCATCAGAAGatccctattttgttgaggatgaACTTTGAAGGTTTCTCTCCCCTTTCTGACTGGTGGACTCTTACTGTGGGCATTTATCCCTGTAAAGGAGAGGGGAGAATGCTCCAGTAGGACTGTCGTTAGAGGTCTCTCTACTGTTCTCCACATGccacttctttccttcttgtcaCGAATTGAGGTGGTGTTACAGCAAAGGAGCTTGAGCACAATACTTCTAAGACCACTTCGAACATTCGTCAATGTacagtcatttttcttctgtggatTATAAGCAGTGggtccctccccctccacttccctttttaaaatttcaactgcagttgagaaatctttaaaatttctaggAAGGATGACTTTTTACCATAGCAACTCccactcctttctcttttctttattgcaTATCCGAAGTTCTTTGATAATGAAGTGATAGACGAGACTCTCAGCGTGTGATCCCAAATCTGCGGGTTTAGGATAAAGACTTTTTGCaccataaatatatattgtcACATCTTGCCTGtgctgtggtttattttttttttttacacccaGAACCCTAGGAACCTGGAAGGTGAGCTCTGAACAGACTCCAGAGAGCACGTGTGGTGTTAGATGTGCCACGCCTCATTTCTAGATGAAGGGACCCTCGGCGAACATTCCAAATGTTCCCAAGGCCTCTCCGTGCTGGTATGAGGACTTACCTCCTCATGCTTACATCAGTGGCTCTGAGAGCTTGGCGTTTGTGGACTAGTTGGGAAATTAAATTTTGGTGGCTAACATAGAGTTGCcaatttttcatttgtctaaCGATGGGAATAAATTCTAACTACCATCTGCTATTGCCATAATTTCCTAAGGTAAAGAAACCAAAAGTTTAGGAAGGATATACTCTCAAAGGACAGTTCTTTAAGTTATAGAGCTTGAACttgataggggaaaaaaagccacttTGTTATTctgatttctcttatttttctgtggACCAGAGAAAACATACAAGTCTGCAGGGCTgtgtttgggaaccactgagcACCTGCAGTGTGCGACTTAGAGAATGTGATTTGAAAATTGCCACTGGACTTGGATTGCTATTTTATCTGTTACTGCTCTCAGTAATGTAAAAAAGTAATAGAGGAAAAACAATCTAAAATAATGGAttcttttaatttgaattttgaatttttaaattttttaaaaagattttatttatttgagggagaggaagcaggagcagggggaagggcagagggagagggagaagcaggctccccggcggggagcctgatgcagggctcgatcccaggaccctgggattatgacctgagccgaaggcagatgcttcaccgactgagctattttaaattttagttagttaacatacggtacaatattggtttcagaagtagaattgagTGTTTCATCACTTACAGCACCCAGTACTCATTGCAACAAGGgtcccccttaatgcccatcctcccacccacctccctccatcaacccttgatttgttctctatccttcagagtctcttatggtttgtttccctgtcTTCTTCTTTCCCCCCCCTCCCATTCATTCACCCGTGTTCTtccttaaattcctcatatgtggcatttgtctttctctgactgacttgtttcactcagcatgatacactctagctccatccatgtcagagaacaatatggaagttcctcaaaaagttaaaaacagaactgcccCACGATCTAACagttgcactcctaggtatttacccagaggttacaaatacagattcgaaggggtcTGTGCACccggtgtttatagcagcactctCCACAATAGACTCACTGATTCTTCACTGTGATTCAGAATGTCACCATTCGCAGCGTGTTTAATTTGTGCTTAATAACCCGAAGTTGGGTGTACGGGGCGCGCGGAGGGAGTATATTCATCTGTGATTGTGTCTCTCGAATTTCAGATGAGATTCTGGATGTGTCATCTGATACCGAGGAACAGCATCCCACCAAGGAGCCTCCCATACTTATTACTGATGATGACAGCGATTTTGAGGGCCCTGTGCTCATAATAGACGAGGATTCGTGTGATGAGGGCCAAAGCACCTCACAGGAAAAAGAGATGGAGGTCTTTGATGTCTCCCAGCACAGTTCACCTCTTGACGCTGTGGAGCCggatcttggtgagaattttgacCAGCCACCAAGTGGTGCGGAGGCCGCAGTGGAGGTCGCGGACGAAGAGCCCGCACCCGTGGTGGAGCAGCCGAGGAAAAGGAAGAGTAAGACCAAGAACATATGTGTGACACCCGGTAAGCCACTCGTATTGAGGCAGTCCGACCTGCTGAATGCGCCCAGCCCACCCCGTGCGccagccctgcctgccttgcCCCTGCCCTTGCCCCTGGATCTGCCTGTCTGCTCAGCTCAGCCTGTCCTGCCTACCAACCTTGTGCCATCTCAGCGGCATCCCAGTGGCTAAGGGACACAGCCATCCCAGTGAAATGGATCTTTCCGGAAATGGGGGAGGGATACCCATGTCTCAGGAGTTGCCGGTCCGTCCACCtggcatgctttctctctgtacTTTTTGTCCTGAGGAGATGCCATTTTTCTTGGGACCCAGCCCAATTGGCAGTTCCTGTAGGAAGCCGGACGTCAGagctgctcctccctcctctcctgggtTTCCAAAGTTCTCAGGCCCCGTCTCTGCTAAAGCTCTCACCCAGCGGTCTTATGATATGTTCTGGAATCTGTCCCCCCAGGGGACGGTGAGCCTCTTAATGGGAGgactcttcttcattttttaagtctCTCCCAGGGTTTAGCCTGGTGTTCGGCACCTTGTAGatgttttaatactttttttcaataagcaaatgaatgacACTACCGTTACGGAAGCCTCTGGCTAGAGCAGTTGGCGGTATATGGGGGCTAACCAAAGATGGAAGGATTGTGCTTGTATAGCGAGTCAGGGTCCTGTCTAGGATCTgagctgcttcctttttttttcctttgaagattttatttgagagagggaaagagagatggcaggggcagagggagcctgacttggggcttgatcccaggaccctgagctcatcaCCCTAGccaacggcagacacttaaccagctgagccatccaggggcccctgagCCACTTCCTAGAGCAAGTGTGTGAGCTATGCCACACCGTTCCTTCTACTGCCCGTGCCTCAGTTGCCCACACAATCTAACCTGGAGCGGCAGGCTCACATCACCTCATTATATAGTCCTTGTACCTGTGACAGACCCCTGCCCAGCTTACCCTGCTAGCAGCTCTGGGATTCACATAGGGAGTCCCTGTCTCACGGACCGATGGGGAGTATGCAGGCTTTGGACGGACGGTTGCCTTTTCTAGATGGTGCTGGGAGTGGCTGAGGGGGCTCCTCCTGGGTGCACTTTTCTGCCAGTTGCTTGACGGGCCCAATTTTCAGGGtccaaacaattatttttttcagctgtGAGAGTCTCCAAAAGGCGTGTGCCTTCAAAGAAGAAGCCCGGGGcgggaaaaactgaaaaacacaagaCCAGGTACGTACTGTGTGTGTTCAACTGCTTGGGAGTTGATGGTACCATTGTCCCGTGTGCATGTTAAGCGGTCCCCTGGGCATGTGGGAGGGTCTTCAAGGGGTTGGGGagtctggtgggggagaggggacaagGCTTCCACCCCTGACTTGGAAGGGCAGAAgttggagaaagaggaggaggaggaaggggggaggaggaggcaccCCACAGCGATCCCTGCACTTCCTGGGACAGCTGGAGCCCTTTTGCCCCTACATCAGCTCTGGCCTTTCCTTGGTGCTTAGACTCAGATAAAAAAATCGTGTGTAACTGAACACGAGACTTTTTTTCAGGCTAAATGCTGCCTTGTTGCTACCAGTTGGCGCGAAACCAAAGCAGTGCCAGCGGCGATGGTGAGCGGGCAGAGCAGACGCGGCCTGtggaactggggtgggggggcagggctggcttcCAGGTTTTCACAGTGCTTTGGCTGCATGCAGCTATTCCTGCAGCTTGGAGATGTTCTCGAACGTGTCGGAAGCTTAAACTTCGGGTGAAGTAGATCGCTTGCGGTCCCTTTATTTTGATGAATCTGCATGTAATTGAGTCTGAACGCAGCACGGGCTGTTGAGACCAAAGACATGTCCATACTCTGTAAAGGAAGCCAGACACTGACACGTTTTTTTCATTCTGATTCCAGGAAGTTCTCACCTTTCCCCTTAAAAAGATGTAGTGGGcataattttcttcattcttactTGCATTCCGGAGTAATATATACTTCCACCTGAATTCTCTTATGAGACAAGAAACGTGTTTGAAGGACTGTCTGTctgggtggtttttgtttgtttgtttttttacctgtACTTTGGACCAGTAAATGCATCTGAAGGGGAGAAGAAGAGCGATGTGTCAGGCATGGGGGCAGCAGGGCACTTTGAACCTGAGCTGAGAGGCTCTCTTCGCTCCTGCACTTCTTGCTCGGTGTGGTCGCTCGTGTAGTCCGGCATGTTCTCTTGCAGGTGGATCCCCGGTCAGCCGAGGGTCTCCTCTGGGTTCCTAGAGACATCCGCAAGCTGCTCTTGCCTCTAGGCCCCTGTGCCCTGGGTAGCCCCCGGGTGGCTCTGCTGTGGTGTGCCCAGAGAAGGCCTGTAAGCCACCCCTTTGTGTGCTGGCCCTCCGCACCATCCAAGGGAGGCTGGTGTGTTTGGCCTCCTCACCGCTGCCTTGGCGCTTCCTGTGGCAGTCTAGGCTTCCTGTTGTGCTGTGCCTTGTTCCTGCGTAGGCTGCTCCCTGGTCATGGTGTCTCATGTACCCATTTGGGGTCTTGCCAGTTCCTCTGATGTGGAGATGCTCTGCCTGCAGCAAAGTGGCGCAGACGTCGAGGGGAAGGCGGGCTAAGCCACAAGGTCTGCTTGACAGAAGTGCGAACGGAGGGGGGTCCCCTTCTCTTCTGAGGTCTGCAGATGGTTTGGGTTTTCAGCTGCTACCTTTTCGGATGCAAATTTGCTTTCAGAACGAAGTAATTTGAGGCAGCCCACGTTACTCACCAGTATCAGGCTCTGGGGTGCGGACCCTTACTTTAGCCGCCTTGGCCTGGTTttgttctgatttcttccccCGACCCAGCCCCCTCACAGATGGCTTATTTTGTGACTTAGGGGTTCGTGAGTGTCCCGGCAAAATCCCCAACTCAGGAGTTGCGTGAAGTCAGAAACTCAGCTTAACGTGTGTTTGCTCCTGTTTTTATCTTTCCAACTCTGTGGGCTCATCGCTTGGGACTCGTGGGTGGCGGTAGCCAGGATAAAAGGGTGAAATGAATAGTTATTACAAGTGTGAGGCCTCCATGTGCTTAGCACTGCTCTTTGTGCATTGGGATTAGGCCTCGAAAGATGGGGCAGCAGAAGGGTTCTAATGGGAAGGCCCTGAGATTTGGGTCCAAAGATTCAGGGTCTCTGTGAACTTTGGGGAAGTCGCCTAACCTCggaccctcagtttcctcctccgcCAAGTGGAGATCATGAGAATAGTAATCACTTCTTTGGAGGGCGGTTGTGCAGATTAGCTAGGATAGTACGACAAGAAATTCTCTGCAAAGGAGAAAGCGCTACACGGATGGTAGTTCTCTGGAGAGCCGCAGACGTGGTCATTCTAGGGCTCGGGCAGATCTGTTGTGCCCAGGCATGAACAGACTGTGGGGAATCCCGGTTCCTGTCCGGAGAACGTTTAACTTGCCCACCTTGGCCACAGTGGAAATGGTAGCTGGAGACAGACGTTGGGGCCCCATTGACCTGGGCCTTGAATGGCCAGGCCACACAGTCTAGTGCCaagctggggagggacagaattGGGATGTGACATAGGAAAATGAATCGGAAGTGTGTCAGGGTTGGggggtggaaagaaagaaaaggagcctGGAGGGAAGGAACACAAAAGGGATGCTGTAGCAGCAAGGCCTCGAGGGGAGATGAACTTGAACTAGGATGGTGACCATGGGGTGGAAGGGGGGCCGGCTGGAAGAGATGGAAGATTTTCAGCACATGGCATAACAGAAGTCCGATAACCAAACacactgaggggtgggggggcgtcCTCAGGTTAATCAGTTGACACTGTGCGTCGTGCCGTCGTCAGCTCGGAACTGGATCCCCCAGGAGAGAGATCGAGGTTGTGGGTACAGGAATGGGATCACTCCTGCTGTGGTTGAAACCACAGGCTTCACATCTCTGAGAATGCAAGTAGCGAAAAAGGCTATGTGTGGAACTTCGGGGAATGCTCTCCTACAAGGAGCTGGAAGGAAGAGGGACCAGCAAGTTTTCTGAGTCTCTCTGGTTGTGACCTGTATGTGCgcgtttctcttctttcttcctctagcTACACATAACTCACTCGAACTTAACCTTTGCAGGAAAGGGATGTGCAAAATACCTGGATGTTTCCTGCGTGACCTGGAAAACGCGAAGCAGTATTCTGGAAGGAATTTCAAGCAAAATAAGGACAGCCTGGTTCAGAAAATCTACACCCTGTTTAACAGCTCGGTGTTTGATAAAAAGGTACAGTCGACGAATAAGCACTTGATGAGCACCTGCCCTTGGGTGCTGTGAGGTGTGCGGACGTGTTAGCTGTGTATTTCCTGCTCGGAGAAGTGTCGGTTTAGATGGAGAGGTGATGCACACATCGGTGAAAGAAATAGAGCACGTTTGTGGCTAGTCACCTACGGTACAGACTGTTACCAGCACAGGAGATCAGCAGAGGCACAGAAATCACTGAGAGCCTGAGTGGTCAGGAAATCAGGTTGCCTGCAGGAAGTAAGACTTCTGGTTCTTGAGGGATGGTAGGCAGAGAAGAGTagcggggagtgggggagagggcatGTGTTGATCCTTGACTATCTGGAAAAGAGAGGCTTTATGTTCAAGAATAATGGGAAGGAGCTCTGTGAGCCTGCACAAGTTACgtagcctctctctgcctcagtttcctcatctgcaaaacaggagCGATAATAGTACCCCCTACTTCATAGCATTAtggttatttgtcagagagaaagagggaacaagccggggatggggcagagggagagggagaagcaggctcgatcccaggaccccgagatcatgacctgagccaaaggcagacggacacttaacccactgagccccccaggtgcccctacagaaTTATTGTTAGGCCTAGGGAAGGTAATACACCTGaagtgcctagaacagagcctCAGCGGTTATTAGGGCTTTCAGACTTGATTATTTCCGCTGACACGACCTTCTGCAGGGAAAGTTCTTAGATCTTTCTGAGGTTCCCCAGCCTTTGGGGAAGTCACTCCTCATGACAGTGGTGTTACATCACAGGGCTGATGAGTGGACTGAGGTGCACGTGCAATTTCAGGTCAGCGCTCTTacgctgcagggggagggggaagtgcgGGGAGGAGGGGGCGCCCTCTCCTGCCTCAGCAGGTTTGCACTCCTCTCCTCGGCTGCCCCGGACTTGCGTCCCCATGCAGGCAGCTCAGGTCCTGCATGCATGTGCCCTCAGCCATCTCCCGTGTGTCCTGATGGCCTTTGTGTTGTTTTCACCTGAGCTTCAGCCTGGCTTGTATTCTCCCCAGAATGTTTAGATCTGCagaactcttttatttatttattttttaaagattttatttatttgagagagagagagagagagcatgagccagggggaggggcagagggagaagcagactccccgctgagcagggagcctgccgacgtggggctcgatccccaggacctggggatcacgacctgagccctgagccgagggcagatgctttactgacgagccacccaggcatccctgcaggGCTCTTGAGTGAATAGGCTTTGGTGCGCTTGAAGCGGCTTGCTGACTCACTCTGCTCGCCGTTTTTTTCTCAGCTGCCGGAGAAAATAGATATCGGCTGGAATAAAAAGATGCTGAGAACTGCTGGCTTATGCACCACCGGCGAGACCCGTTACCCGAAGAAGCAGCGTTACGCAAAGATCGAGATTTCTCTGAAAGTCTGCGACTCTGCAGGTGATGACAGCTTTCCTGCCACGCTCTTTGCTTGTGACCCAGGCCTGTGTAGTTACTCTTAGGCACCGGTGTCTCCTGGCAGCCTAGTTGTTCCTGGGTAGATGGGCCTACTGTGCCTTGCTTGGGggacagtatcttttttttttagtgttttgggaaaagatttattttagagagagtgatttatttattttagagagagcacgagcagggggagagggagagagagaatctgaaacagaccacgccgagtgcagagcccgatgcggggctcgatctcacgaccccgagattgagacctgagccaaaatcaagagaggGACGCTTAACCggctaaaccacccaggcgcctctgctcAGAGGACATGATTATCAGCTGTCTCGCCGTCCCCGAGAGTCCAACTCGGCCGTCTTTCCATTAGGCTAACTATCTGCCTGCAGGTAGCTCCCTGTTGCCAGCGGCAGTGTCTCCATTCACCTGGTAGCTGAGGTTCAAGGTTCCCCCCCAGCCAGTCAATCACCAAACCTTCAAAATGACCCTTCTGTCCTTGTTCCTTTGCCACCGCCCAGGTGtgggccccccccaccccgtcaccTCACTCTTCATCTTGCTCCGTTCAGTCTCCAGCACTCCACCACGTCACTCTcctgctgagccacccggggCTTGTGTGTGGTAGGGTCGAGAGTCTAGGGATGGTTGCGTGGCAGACCGGAGGGAAGTGGTTCAAGTGCTCATGATTTCTTTCCATCCCTCTCCCAAGACCGTCTCCGGGATACTTTGATCCATGAGATATGCCACGCAGCTTCCTGGCTGCTCGATGGCGTCCGTGATTCTCACGGCAATGCGTGGAAGTATTATGCCAAGAAATCGAATATGGTGCACCCAGAGCTGCCCATGGTCACTCGTTGCCATAACTACAAGATTAACTACAGGATCCATTACGAATGTACTCGGTGCAAAACCAGGTAAGACCCTCCGCCTCCCGACTGTCTTCGGTTCCGTTTCTGCTATGGTCTCCAGCGAACTGGCCCTTTGTGATTTTGTTAGTAAGTATGTGGCTGGCTGACGTGACGAGTAAACCTCCTCGGCTCCtttccacatcttctttctccatgctCTCCTACGTGGAGCTGGCCTGACCCCTGCTGTCGCTTGGTGCCCCACTGTCTGAGAAACCACAGAAAGAGTCTTGCTTTGGGCCCATGGCCAGCA
This window harbors:
- the GCNA gene encoding acidic repeat-containing protein translates to MDMSKEAAGQSKSQDDNCCILTVDSSSDEEYEPFGTEKKEQKRSISYVVIDSDSEDEYFSNKVRAHISDISSKDEILDVSSDTEEQHPTKEPPILITDDDSDFEGPVLIIDEDSCDEGQSTSQEKEMEVFDVSQHSSPLDAVEPDLGENFDQPPSGAEAAVEVADEEPAPVVEQPRKRKSKTKNICVTPAVRVSKRRVPSKKKPGAGKTEKHKTRLNAALLLPVGAKPKQCQRRWKGMCKIPGCFLRDLENAKQYSGRNFKQNKDSLVQKIYTLFNSSVFDKKLPEKIDIGWNKKMLRTAGLCTTGETRYPKKQRYAKIEISLKVCDSADRLRDTLIHEICHAASWLLDGVRDSHGNAWKYYAKKSNMVHPELPMVTRCHNYKINYRIHYECTRCKTRVGRYTRSLNTDLFICAKCKGPLVMLPLTRKDGTPIAPRVRPFAKYVQENYRTVKHETEGISHGDVMRRLSKDYADKQRQGR